In Hoeflea ulvae, one genomic interval encodes:
- a CDS encoding 3-carboxy-cis,cis-muconate cycloisomerase, whose protein sequence is MTTGGQGWTSGLFRDQELAGQFSDAAMFAGFARFEQALINALAEAGLVEAEDAGRLVSQIAGFEPDHQAIAEAVVRDGLPVPDYVRQLRAHVSGPGSSMLHHGATSQDLIDTATVEALARTSDILAARLDALLALIADRQSSDGGHRLQAITRMQAALPFEASARLSAWMHPLEDLRERLTELTQRSRVLQFGGAVGDLQALGDKAPIIAQSLAKQLDLSWPGHSWHSARGPVMAHANWVSELSGALGKIGQDLALMALRGGEDIALSGGGSSSAMPHKQNPVTAELLVTLARYNATQISGMHQAQIHEMERSGAAWMLEWMILPNMCETAGAGLTAACGLFQSIERIGEPS, encoded by the coding sequence ATGACCACTGGCGGACAGGGCTGGACCTCCGGACTGTTCCGGGATCAGGAGCTCGCCGGGCAGTTTTCGGATGCGGCCATGTTCGCCGGTTTCGCCCGCTTCGAGCAGGCGCTGATCAATGCGCTTGCCGAGGCCGGCCTCGTCGAAGCCGAGGACGCAGGGCGGCTGGTCAGCCAGATTGCCGGCTTTGAACCCGATCACCAAGCCATTGCCGAAGCTGTCGTTCGCGACGGGTTGCCGGTGCCCGACTATGTCCGGCAGTTGCGCGCCCATGTCTCCGGGCCGGGCAGTTCGATGCTGCATCACGGCGCCACCAGCCAGGACCTGATCGACACCGCCACGGTTGAGGCGCTGGCCAGGACCAGCGACATTCTCGCCGCACGGCTCGACGCGCTGCTGGCGCTGATCGCCGACCGCCAGAGCAGCGATGGCGGCCACAGGTTGCAGGCCATCACCCGGATGCAGGCGGCACTTCCATTTGAAGCCTCCGCACGGCTTTCGGCCTGGATGCACCCGCTTGAAGATCTGCGCGAACGGCTGACGGAACTCACTCAGCGCAGCCGGGTTCTGCAATTCGGCGGCGCCGTCGGCGATCTTCAGGCGCTTGGCGACAAGGCGCCCATCATCGCGCAATCGCTGGCAAAGCAGCTTGATCTTTCCTGGCCCGGCCACAGCTGGCATTCCGCCCGCGGGCCCGTCATGGCGCATGCCAACTGGGTGTCGGAACTCAGCGGTGCGCTTGGCAAGATCGGCCAGGACCTGGCGCTGATGGCGCTGCGCGGCGGAGAAGATATCGCCCTCTCCGGTGGCGGTTCGTCCTCGGCGATGCCGCACAAGCAGAACCCGGTGACCGCCGAGTTGCTGGTCACATTGGCCCGCTACAACGCCACACAGATCTCCGGCATGCATCAGGCGCAGATCCACGAAATGGAGCGCTCGGGGGCTGCCTGGATGCTGGAATGGATGATCCTGCCCAATATGTGTGAAACCGCCGGCGCCGGCCTGACGGCAGCCTGTGGCCTGTTTCAATCCATAGAACGCATCGGAGAGCCGTCTTGA
- the pobA gene encoding 4-hydroxybenzoate 3-monooxygenase, with protein sequence MSTQVCIIGAGPSGLLLGQLLNDAGIDTIILERSSLDHVLARVRAGVLEQGTVQLLEQAGAGARMRAEGLPHDGFAITRENDTHRIDLARLTGGKNVMVYGQTEVTRDLVDRRAETGGITYYQADSVQPHEFDSATPHVTCRIGGEEVRINCSFIAGCDGFHGASRRAVPEGAIQSFEKVYPFGWLGILSEVPPVSHELIYASHSRGFALCSMRSMTRSRYYIQCNAGDSVDAWSDAQFWTELRRRLPPEIAESMVTGPSFEKSIAPLRSFVAEPMRFGSLFLVGDAAHIVPPTGAKGLNLAASDVHYLFEGLRSHFLERDDSALDAYSQRALTRVWRAVRFSWWMTTMLHRFPEQAPFETRILETELGYTLDSEAARAALAENYVGLPY encoded by the coding sequence CTGTCCACCCAGGTCTGCATCATCGGCGCCGGCCCCTCGGGCCTGCTGCTGGGCCAATTGCTCAATGATGCGGGCATCGACACCATCATTCTCGAACGCTCCAGCCTCGATCATGTGCTGGCGCGGGTGCGGGCCGGCGTGCTTGAACAGGGCACCGTGCAATTGCTCGAACAGGCCGGCGCCGGCGCACGCATGCGCGCCGAGGGCCTGCCGCATGACGGCTTTGCCATCACCCGCGAAAACGACACCCATCGGATCGATCTCGCCCGACTGACCGGCGGCAAGAACGTCATGGTCTATGGCCAGACCGAGGTCACCCGGGATCTGGTCGACCGTCGCGCCGAAACCGGCGGCATCACCTATTACCAGGCCGACTCCGTGCAGCCGCACGAGTTCGACAGCGCCACGCCGCATGTCACCTGCCGCATCGGCGGCGAAGAGGTCCGGATCAACTGCAGCTTCATCGCCGGCTGCGATGGTTTTCACGGCGCCAGCCGCCGCGCGGTGCCCGAAGGCGCGATCCAGAGCTTCGAGAAAGTCTATCCGTTCGGCTGGCTCGGCATTCTCTCCGAAGTGCCGCCGGTCAGCCATGAACTGATCTATGCCAGCCATTCGCGCGGCTTTGCATTGTGTTCGATGCGTTCGATGACGCGCAGCCGCTATTACATCCAGTGCAACGCCGGCGACAGCGTGGACGCCTGGTCCGACGCACAATTCTGGACCGAATTGCGCCGCCGGCTGCCGCCGGAAATCGCCGAATCGATGGTCACCGGGCCGTCATTTGAAAAATCCATCGCACCGCTGCGCTCCTTCGTTGCCGAACCGATGCGGTTCGGCAGCCTTTTCCTGGTGGGCGACGCCGCCCATATCGTGCCGCCGACCGGCGCCAAGGGGCTCAATCTGGCAGCCTCCGACGTGCATTACCTGTTCGAGGGGCTGCGCTCCCACTTCCTTGAACGCGATGATTCGGCTCTTGACGCCTATTCCCAACGGGCGCTGACCCGGGTGTGGCGCGCCGTGCGGTTTTCCTGGTGGATGACCACGATGCTGCACCGCTTTCCCGAGCAGGCGCCATTCGAGACACGCATTCTCGAAACCGAACTCGGCTACACCCTCGACTCCGAAGCAGCCAGGGCAGCCCTTGCGGAAAACTATGTCGGCCTGCCTTACTGA
- the pcaF gene encoding 3-oxoadipyl-CoA thiolase codes for MADAFICDYVRTPIGRFGGALSAVRADDLGAIPIRALTERNPGVDWASVDELYYGCANQAGEDNRNVARMSALLAGLPVTVPGTTINRLCGSGMDAVLAASRIIRSGEAELVIAGGVESMSRAPFVMPKADSAFSRKAEIYDTTIGWRFVNPVMKAQYGVDSMPETGENVAADYGITREDQDAFALRSQARAGKAQASGRFAKEIVAVTIPRRKGDPIVVDTDEHPRPETTPEQLAKLPTPFRAGGSVTAGNASGVNDGAAALIIASEAAAKKYGLTPIARILGGATAGVEPRIMGIGPAPASQKLCDRLGLRPSDFGVIELNEAFASQGIAVLRQLGLDEDADHINPNGGAIALGHPLGMSGARITGTAALELGIRNEKLALATMCIGVGQGIAIALERV; via the coding sequence ATGGCCGACGCTTTCATCTGTGATTATGTCCGCACCCCGATCGGCCGTTTCGGCGGCGCCCTGTCCGCGGTTCGCGCCGATGATCTGGGAGCCATCCCGATCCGGGCGCTCACCGAGCGCAATCCGGGCGTCGACTGGGCCAGCGTTGACGAGCTCTATTACGGCTGCGCCAACCAGGCCGGCGAAGACAACCGCAACGTCGCCCGCATGTCGGCCCTGCTGGCCGGACTGCCGGTGACGGTGCCCGGCACCACCATCAACCGGCTCTGCGGCTCGGGCATGGACGCCGTGCTGGCCGCCTCCCGCATCATCCGCTCGGGCGAAGCCGAGCTGGTGATTGCCGGCGGTGTCGAGAGCATGTCGCGCGCGCCCTTTGTCATGCCAAAGGCTGACAGCGCATTCTCGCGCAAGGCGGAAATTTATGACACCACCATCGGCTGGCGCTTTGTGAATCCGGTGATGAAAGCCCAGTATGGCGTTGATTCGATGCCGGAAACCGGCGAGAACGTCGCCGCAGATTACGGCATTACCCGCGAAGACCAGGATGCCTTCGCGCTGCGCAGCCAGGCCCGCGCCGGCAAGGCACAGGCCTCGGGCCGTTTCGCCAAGGAAATCGTCGCCGTGACAATCCCGCGCCGCAAGGGCGACCCGATTGTCGTCGACACCGACGAGCATCCCCGCCCCGAAACCACGCCGGAACAGCTGGCCAAACTGCCCACGCCGTTTCGCGCAGGCGGCTCGGTCACCGCAGGCAATGCCTCCGGCGTCAATGACGGTGCGGCGGCCCTGATCATTGCCAGCGAAGCCGCGGCCAAGAAATACGGCCTGACGCCGATCGCCCGCATTCTTGGCGGCGCAACCGCCGGCGTCGAGCCGCGGATCATGGGCATCGGCCCTGCCCCGGCCAGCCAGAAGCTTTGTGACCGGCTCGGTCTGCGGCCTTCCGACTTTGGCGTGATCGAGCTCAACGAAGCCTTTGCCAGCCAGGGCATCGCCGTTCTGCGCCAGCTGGGTCTCGACGAGGACGCCGATCACATCAACCCCAATGGCGGCGCCATTGCGCTGGGCCATCCGCTCGGCATGTCCGGCGCCCGCATCACCGGCACAGCCGCACTCGAACTCGGCATCCGCAATGAAAAACTGGCGCTGGCTACCATGTGCATCGGCGTCGGCCAGGGCATCGCCATTGCGCTGGAACGGGTCTGA
- a CDS encoding CoA-transferase subunit beta, with amino-acid sequence MSGTDFTSTEMMTIAASRALKNTDVCFVGIGAPSAACNIARLTHAPDVTLIYESGTIGTAPNVLPLSIGDGELCDTAVTTVSVPEMFRYWLQGGRVTVGFLGAAQIDRFGNINTTVIGDYDQPKTRLPGGGGAPEIASSCGEIFITLKQSRRAMVDKIDFFTSFGHGEGGDHRERLGITTKGPTLMVTDLAVWKPDPVTREFTVVSLHPGVTREMVQAECGWTVRFADALEETPEPTGIELTTLRDLNARTKAAHSGGKTGEAA; translated from the coding sequence ATGAGCGGGACAGACTTCACCTCCACCGAAATGATGACGATTGCCGCCTCGCGGGCCCTGAAGAACACCGATGTCTGCTTCGTCGGCATCGGCGCGCCGTCGGCTGCCTGCAACATCGCCCGCCTCACCCATGCGCCCGACGTCACCCTGATCTATGAAAGCGGCACCATCGGCACCGCGCCCAACGTGCTGCCGCTGTCGATCGGCGATGGCGAACTTTGCGACACCGCCGTCACCACGGTCTCGGTGCCCGAAATGTTCCGCTACTGGCTGCAGGGCGGCCGCGTCACCGTCGGCTTTCTCGGCGCCGCCCAGATCGACCGCTTCGGCAACATCAACACCACTGTCATCGGCGACTATGATCAGCCCAAGACCCGCCTGCCCGGCGGTGGCGGCGCGCCCGAGATCGCGTCCTCCTGCGGCGAGATCTTCATCACGCTGAAACAGTCCAGACGCGCCATGGTCGACAAGATCGATTTCTTCACCAGCTTCGGCCACGGCGAAGGCGGCGATCACCGTGAACGGCTCGGAATCACCACCAAGGGACCGACACTGATGGTCACCGATCTTGCGGTCTGGAAGCCTGATCCGGTAACACGGGAATTCACCGTGGTGTCCCTGCATCCCGGCGTGACGCGCGAAATGGTCCAGGCCGAATGCGGCTGGACGGTGCGCTTCGCCGATGCGCTTGAGGAAACACCCGAACCGACCGGGATCGAACTGACGACGCTGCGCGATCTCAATGCCCGCACAAAAGCCGCCCATTCCGGCGGGAAAACTGGAGAAGCTGCCTGA
- a CDS encoding CoA transferase subunit A, whose amino-acid sequence MAQFMTLPEAVAQNLKSGDMAAFEGFTHLIPHASAHEAIRQGIKDLTLVRMTPDVVYDQLIGMGAVRKLIFSYAGNPGVGLLRRLRDSVENGWPNRIEIEEHSHAAMANAYEAGAAGLPFAAFRGYKGAELAGVNPNIKSVTCPFTGEELAAVPAIRPDVSFIHAQKADRKGNVLIEGIVGVQKEAVLAAKRSVVTVEEIVDDLDSHPNACVLPGWAVTAICVVPGGAHPSYAHGYYSRDNATYIAWDKIAADRDTFLAWMKDNVLDATPEDFADRIKHLRSAA is encoded by the coding sequence ATGGCACAATTCATGACGCTGCCCGAAGCGGTGGCGCAAAACCTCAAATCCGGCGACATGGCCGCCTTCGAGGGGTTCACCCACCTGATCCCCCATGCCAGTGCGCATGAGGCCATCCGTCAGGGCATCAAGGATCTCACCCTTGTGCGGATGACCCCCGATGTCGTCTATGACCAGCTGATCGGCATGGGCGCGGTCCGCAAGCTGATCTTCTCCTATGCCGGCAATCCCGGCGTCGGCCTGCTCCGGCGCTTGCGCGATTCGGTCGAGAACGGCTGGCCCAACCGGATCGAGATCGAGGAACATTCCCACGCCGCCATGGCCAATGCCTATGAGGCAGGTGCCGCGGGTCTGCCCTTTGCCGCCTTCCGCGGCTACAAGGGCGCCGAACTTGCCGGGGTCAACCCGAACATCAAATCGGTCACCTGTCCCTTCACCGGCGAGGAACTGGCTGCCGTTCCGGCCATCCGCCCGGATGTCAGCTTCATTCATGCCCAGAAGGCCGACCGCAAGGGCAACGTGCTGATCGAGGGCATTGTCGGCGTGCAGAAGGAAGCGGTGCTGGCCGCCAAACGCTCGGTGGTCACCGTCGAGGAGATCGTCGACGATCTCGACAGCCACCCCAATGCCTGCGTGCTGCCCGGCTGGGCCGTCACCGCAATCTGCGTCGTCCCCGGTGGCGCCCATCCATCCTACGCCCATGGCTACTATTCGCGCGACAATGCGACCTATATCGCCTGGGACAAAATCGCCGCCGATCGCGACACATTCCTGGCCTGGATGAAGGACAATGTCCTTGACGCCACGCCTGAGGATTTCGCCGACCGGATCAAACATTTGAGGAGCGCGGCATGA